In a genomic window of Rhododendron vialii isolate Sample 1 chromosome 12a, ASM3025357v1:
- the LOC131310679 gene encoding cytochrome P450 736A117-like, protein MHPHHMHIQLAMHFSLHPFIFSVLSLFLFLVFLLKWLSITARPPHKNPPPSPRKLPVIGNLHQIGPIPHLSFHSLSQAHGPLMLIHFATAPVLIASSSTAAHDIMKTHDLVFSNRPKSTICDKFLYGSKDVAFSPYGEYWRQMKSIFVLQLLSNKQVQSFRGVREEETALMIKKISGSGCDVVNLSELIVELTGDVVCRVALGRKYDDGSGGGGRGRRGLKKVLGEFVELFGVFDIGDFVPRLKWVNRVNGVYGRVERLSKELDEFLEGVVKEHEGRERKGGEREQDFVDVLLEVQRENVTGIPIHRDSVKALILDVFAAATNTTSTTQEWVMTELLKHPQAMKKLQAEFRRTAQPNHPITEDDLDQMPYLKAVIKETLRLHPPGPLIVPRQSTKDVQVMGYDIAAGTRVVVNAWAIMRDLASWEEPEQFRPERFLNRPIDLRGHNFEFLPFGAGRRGCPGIQFAAAIKELAIANLVHKFDFALPDGVELDVSEVAGITVHKKFPLLLVATTWSC, encoded by the exons CTGTCCTTTCCCTGTTTCTCTTCCTAGTTTTCCTTCTCAAATGGCTCTCCATCACCGCCCGACCGCCACACAAAAATCCACCGCCGTCTCCCCGAAAGCTCCCTGTGATCGGAAACCTCCACCAAATCGGCCCCATCCCCCACCTCTCCTTCCACTCCCTCTCCCAAGCTCATGGCCCCTTAATGCTCATCCACTTCGCCACCGCCCCCGTCCTAATTGCCTCCTCCTCTACCGCTGCCCATGACATCATGAAAACCCACGACCTTGTCTTCTCCAATCGACCCAAATCGACCATCTGTGATAAATTCCTATATGGATCGAAGGACGTGGCTTTCAGCCCTTACGGCGAGTACTGGAGGCAGATGAAGAGCATCTTCGTCCTCCAACTGTTGAGCAACAAGCAAGTCCAATCCTTTCGTGGTGTTAGGGAAGAAGAGACAGCGCTTATGATCAAGAAGATTTCGGGTTCTGGTTGTGATGTGGTGAACTTGAGCGAACTGATCGTGGAGTTGACGGGGGATGTGGTGTGTAGGGTGGCATTGGGACGGAAATACGACGACGGCAGCGGCGGCGGAGGAAGGGGGAGAAGGGGGCTTAAGAAGGTTTTGGGAGAGTTTGTGGAGTTATTTGGGGTTTTTGATATTGGAGATTTTGTACCGCGGCTTAAGTGGGTGAATAGAGTAAATGGGGTGTATGGGAGAGTGGAGAGACTTTCCAAGGAGTTGGACGAGTTTTTGGAGGGTGTGGTGAAAGAGCatgagggtagagagagaaagggaggagagagagagcaggatTTTGTGGATGTGTTGCTTGAAGTTCAGAGAGAGAACGTGACTGGAATTCCTATTCATAGAGATAGCGTCAAAGCTCTTATTTTG GATGTATTCGCTGCTGCAACTAATACTACATCCACAACTCAAGAATGGGTGATGACAGAGCTCTTAAAACATCCTCAAGCCATGAAAAAACTCCAAGCCGAATTCAGAAGAACAGCCCAACCAAACCATCCTATAACCGAGGATGATCTAGACCAAATGCCCTACCTAAAGGCTGTGATCAAAGAGACTCTACGCCTCCACCCTCCGGGTCCCCTTATCGTGCCCCGGCAGTCGACCAAAGACGTCCAAGTAATGGGCTACGACATCGCGGCCGGGACACGCGTGGTCGTCAACGCTTGGGCGATCATGCGGGATCTGGCGTCTTGGGAAGAGCCCGAGCAATTTAGGCCTGAGAGGTTTTTGAACCGTCCGATCGATCTTAGAGGACACAATTTCGAGTTCCTACCGTTTGGAGCAGGGAGGAGGGGGTGCCCAGGGATTCAATTCGCGGCGGCGATCAAGGAGCTGGCCATCGCAAATCTGGTGCACAAGTTTGATTTTGCATTGCCTGATGGGGTGGAGTTGGATGTGAGTGAAGTTGCTGGTATCACTGTTCACAAAAAGTTTCCTCTGCTTCTTGTTGCAACTACTTGGTCTTGCTAA